The following proteins come from a genomic window of Burkholderiales bacterium:
- a CDS encoding AbrB/MazE/SpoVT family DNA-binding domain-containing protein has protein sequence MSTVTVSEKGQMIIPADLRRRLGIVAGTKLEVTADSGGFRVQVDPRRKTRTAAECVGIFGEYKGPPVAVEKLSGDEAARRLARRGNLKL, from the coding sequence ATGAGCACCGTTACTGTTTCGGAGAAGGGCCAAATGATCATTCCGGCCGATCTCAGGAGGCGGCTCGGCATAGTTGCCGGGACCAAGCTCGAAGTCACGGCGGACAGCGGCGGCTTTCGGGTTCAAGTCGATCCCAGGCGCAAGACGCGCACTGCCGCTGAATGCGTGGGCATCTTTGGCGAGTACAAAGGCCCGCCGGTTGCCGTCGAGAAGCTTTCCGGCGACGAAGCCGCGCGGCGGTTAGCCCGGCGCGGCAACCTCAAGCTGTGA